From Xenopus tropicalis strain Nigerian chromosome 3, UCB_Xtro_10.0, whole genome shotgun sequence, the proteins below share one genomic window:
- the bcl2l10 gene encoding bcl-2-like protein 10 yields the protein MTDQLKEETCALLGEYLQHCASPQDEKALSPAVQTLHRVVQELLEPNRSPIESRCDQITAEPGTILRTVAEQLPLDGGLNCGRAVALIGFAGFLTQQRGERKAGTPKELAEVLTHFLAVEHKDWLQDIGGWDGFCKYFDKKRTPQAQESSTISNALMAAAGFGLAGLAFIMAVR from the exons ATGACTGACCAGCTGAAAGAGGAGACCTGTGCGCTGCTGGGGGAATATCTCCAACACTGTGCCAGCCCCCAGGATGAGAAGGCACTCAGCCCTGCGGTACAGACCCTGCACAGGGTGGTGCAGGAGCTACTGGAGCCTAATCGCTCGCCTATTGAAAGTCGCTGCGACCAGATCACTGCAGAACCTGGGACCATTCTACGGACTGTAGCAGAACAGTTGCCTTTAGATGGAGGACTTAACTGCGGCCGAGCGGTGGCCCTGATTGGGTTTGCCGGGTTTCTGACACAACAGAGAGGGGAGCGCAAGGCTGGGACCCCCAAGGAGCTGGCCGAGGTGCTGACCCACTTCCTGGCAGTGGAGCACAAGGACTGGCTGCAAGATATCGGAGGCTGG GATGGTTTCTGCAAATACTTTGATAAAAAGAGGACTCCGCAGGCACAGGAGAGCAGTACCATCTCCAATGCTTTAATGGCAGCAGCTGGCTTTGGCCTTGCCGGATTAGCCTTCATCATGGCTGTACGATGA